The following proteins are encoded in a genomic region of Streptomyces sp. NBC_01723:
- the rplI gene encoding 50S ribosomal protein L9, producing the protein MKIILTHEVSGLGAAGDVVDVKDGYARNYLIPRKFAIRWTKGGEKDVEQIRRARKIHEIQTIEQANQVKAQLEGVKVRLAVRSGDAGRLFGSVTPADVASAIKAAGGPEVDKRRIELGSPIKTLGAHETSVRLHPEVDAKVSVEVVAA; encoded by the coding sequence ATGAAGATCATCCTCACCCACGAGGTCTCCGGCCTCGGTGCCGCGGGCGACGTCGTCGACGTCAAGGACGGTTACGCTCGCAACTACCTGATCCCGCGGAAGTTCGCGATCCGCTGGACCAAGGGTGGCGAGAAGGACGTCGAGCAGATTCGTCGCGCTCGCAAGATCCACGAGATCCAGACCATCGAGCAGGCCAACCAGGTGAAGGCCCAGCTCGAGGGTGTGAAGGTCCGTCTGGCCGTCCGCTCCGGCGACGCCGGTCGTCTCTTCGGTTCCGTTACCCCGGCCGACGTCGCCTCGGCGATCAAGGCTGCCGGTGGCCCCGAGGTCGACAAGCGCCGTATCGAGCTGGGCTCGCCGATCAAGACCCTGGGCGCTCACGAGACGTCCGTGCGTCTGCACCCCGAGGTTGACGCCAAGGTCAGCGTCGAGGTCGTCGCTGCCTGA
- the rpsR gene encoding 30S ribosomal protein S18: MAKPPVRKPKKKVCAFCKDKVTYVDYKDTNMLRKFISDRGKIRARRVTGNCTQHQRDVATAVKNSREMALLPYTSTAR; this comes from the coding sequence ATGGCTAAGCCGCCTGTGCGCAAGCCGAAGAAGAAGGTCTGCGCGTTCTGCAAGGACAAGGTCACGTACGTGGACTACAAGGACACGAACATGCTGCGGAAGTTCATTTCCGACCGCGGCAAGATCCGTGCCCGCCGCGTGACCGGCAACTGCACCCAGCACCAGCGTGACGTCGCCACGGCCGTGAAGAACAGCCGTGAGATGGCGCTGCTGCCCTACACCTCCACCGCGCGATAA
- a CDS encoding single-stranded DNA-binding protein codes for MAGETVITVVGNLVDDPELRFTPSGAAVAKFRVASTPRTFDRQTNEWKDGESLFLTCSVWRQAAENVAESLQRGMRVIVQGRLKQRSYEDREGVKRTVYELDVDEVGASLRSATAKVTKTSGQGRGGQGGYGGGGGQGGGGWGGGPGGGQQGGGAPADDPWATGAPAGGQQGGGGQGGGWGGGSSGSGGGGGYSDEPPF; via the coding sequence ATGGCAGGCGAGACCGTCATCACGGTCGTCGGCAATCTTGTCGACGACCCCGAGCTGCGCTTCACCCCGTCCGGTGCGGCCGTCGCGAAGTTCCGTGTCGCGTCGACCCCCCGCACCTTCGACCGCCAGACCAACGAGTGGAAGGACGGCGAGAGCCTCTTCCTCACCTGCTCGGTCTGGCGTCAGGCGGCGGAGAACGTCGCCGAGTCGCTCCAGCGAGGCATGCGCGTCATCGTGCAGGGCCGGCTGAAGCAGCGGTCCTACGAGGACCGCGAGGGCGTCAAGCGCACGGTCTACGAACTGGACGTCGACGAGGTCGGTGCCAGCCTGCGCAGTGCCACGGCCAAGGTCACCAAGACCTCGGGCCAGGGCCGCGGTGGCCAGGGCGGTTACGGCGGCGGTGGCGGCCAGGGTGGCGGCGGCTGGGGCGGCGGCCCCGGTGGCGGCCAGCAGGGCGGCGGCGCTCCGGCCGACGACCCCTGGGCGACCGGCGCTCCCGCCGGTGGCCAGCAGGGCGGCGGCGGTCAGGGCGGAGGCTGGGGCGGTGGCTCCAGCGGCTCCGGCGGCGGTGGCGGCTACTCGGACGAGCCCCCCTTCTAG
- the rpsF gene encoding 30S ribosomal protein S6 — protein sequence MRHYEVMVILDPDLEERSVSPLIENFLSVVRDGGGKVEKVDTWGRRRLSYEIKKKPEGIYSVIDLQAEPAVVKELDRQMNLNESVLRTKVLRPEMH from the coding sequence ATGCGTCACTACGAGGTGATGGTCATCCTCGACCCCGATCTCGAGGAGCGTTCTGTCTCCCCGCTGATCGAGAACTTCCTCTCTGTCGTCCGTGACGGCGGCGGAAAGGTCGAGAAGGTCGACACCTGGGGCCGTCGTCGTCTCTCGTACGAGATCAAGAAGAAGCCCGAGGGCATCTACTCGGTCATCGACCTGCAGGCCGAGCCTGCGGTCGTCAAGGAGCTCGACCGCCAGATGAACCTGAACGAGTCGGTCCTCCGGACCAAGGTCCTCCGTCCCGAGATGCACTGA